A section of the Larus michahellis chromosome 1, bLarMic1.1, whole genome shotgun sequence genome encodes:
- the NCK2 gene encoding cytoplasmic protein NCK2 gives MTEEVIVIAKWDYTAQQDQELDIKKNERLWLLDDSKTWWRVRNAANKTGYVPSNYVERKNSLKKGSLVKNLKDTLGLGKTKRKTSARDASPTPSTDAEYPSNGSSADRIYDLNIPAYVKFAYVAEREDELSLVKGSRVIVMEKCSDGWWRGSYNGQIGWFPSNYVVEEVEEATTDSPSFLSLRKGASMSNGQGTKVLHVVQTLYPFSSVTEEELNFEKGETMEVIEKPENDPEWWKCKNSRGQIGLVPKNYVVIISDGPTINTSHPPQISYTGPSSTGRFAGREWYYGNVTRHQAECALNERGVEGDFLVRDSESSPSDFSVSLKASGKNKHFKVQLVDNVYCIGQRRFNTMDELVEHYKKAPIFTSEHGEKLYLVKALQ, from the exons ATGACAGAAGAAGTTATTGTTATTGCAAAGTGGGATTACACTGCACAGCAGGACCAAGAACTTGACATCAAGAAAAATGAGCGTCTTTGGCTATTAGATGATTCCAAGACATGGTGGAGGGTAAGAAACGCGGCCAACAAAACGGGATATGTGCCATCAAATTATGTGGAGCGAAAAAACAGCTTGAAGAAAGGTTCTCTGGTTAAAAATCTAAAAGACACATTGG GTTTGGGAAAAACCAAGAGAAAGACGAGCGCACGAGACGCCTCACCCACTCCTAGCACGGACGCAGAATACCCATCCAACGGCAGCAGCGCTGACCGGATTTACGATCTTAACATTCCAGCCTACGTGAAATTTGCCTATGTTGCGGAGAGGGAGGATGAACTGTCCCTCGTTAAAGGATCCCGAGTAATTGTCATGGAGAAGTGCAGCGACGGCTGGTGGAGAGGTAGCTACAATGGACAGATTGGCTGGTTTCCTTCGAACTATGTGGTAGAGGAGGTCGAGGAGGCAACTACAGATTCACCCAGCTTCCTCAGCTTAAGGAAAGGCGCTTCCATGAGTAACGGCCAGGGCACCAAAGTACTCCACGTTGTTCAGACACTGTATCCATTCAGCTCCGTCACTGAAGAAGAGCTCAATTTTGAAAAAGGGGAGACGATGGAAGTCATTGAAAAGCCAGAAAATGACCCAGAATGGTGGAAATGTAAAAATTCCAGAGGGCAAATTGGTCTTGTTCCTAAAAACTATGTAGTAATCATTAGCGATGGTCCTACCATTAACACTTCCCATCCGCCTCAGATAAGCTACACGGGACCATCATCTACCGGACGGTTTGCTGGAAGAGAGTGGTATTATGGGAATGTCACCCGACACCAAGCAGAATGTGCCCTGAACGAACGGGGAGTGGAAGGAGATTTCCTTGTTAGAGATAGTGAATCTTCG CCCAGTGACTTCTCGGTATCTCTAAAGGCATCGGGGAAGAACAAACATTTCAAGGTGCAGCTCGTGGACAATGTCTATTGTATTGGGCAGCGTCGCTTTAATACTATGGATGAGTTGGTGGAACACTACAAAAAGGCTCCCATCTTCACCAGTGAACACGGGGAAAAGCTATATCTTGTGAAAGCACTTCAGTGA